Proteins found in one Thermus hydrothermalis genomic segment:
- the nuoH gene encoding NADH-quinone oxidoreductase subunit NuoH, producing MVALKALLVVVGLLTAFAFMTLIERRLLARFQIRMGPNRVGPLGLFQPIADAIKSIFKEDLVVERADKVLFVLAPLLGVVFALLAFGAIPFGPPGSFFGFHPWVVNLDLGILYLFAVSEMAIYGIFLAGWASGSKYSLLGSLRSSASLISYELGLGIALLAPVLLVGSLNLNDIVNWQKENGWLFLYAFPAFLVYAIAALAEAARTPFDLPEAEQELVGGYHTEYSSIKWALFQMTEYIHFITASALIPTLFLGGWTMPFFNVPYLWMFLKIAFFLFFFIWIRATWFRLRYDQLLRFGWGFLFPVALFWFLVTALVVALDLPRVYLVYLSALSFLALLGAFFYSPKPVRKGGGA from the coding sequence ATGGTGGCCCTAAAGGCCCTTTTGGTGGTGGTGGGCCTCCTCACCGCCTTCGCCTTCATGACCCTCATTGAAAGGAGGCTCCTCGCCCGCTTCCAGATCCGCATGGGCCCGAACCGGGTGGGACCCCTCGGCCTCTTCCAGCCCATCGCCGACGCCATCAAGAGCATCTTCAAGGAAGACCTGGTGGTGGAGCGCGCCGACAAGGTCCTCTTCGTCCTCGCGCCCCTCCTCGGGGTGGTCTTCGCCCTCCTGGCCTTCGGCGCCATCCCCTTCGGCCCGCCAGGGAGCTTCTTCGGCTTCCACCCCTGGGTGGTCAACCTGGACCTGGGGATCCTCTACCTCTTCGCCGTGAGCGAGATGGCCATCTACGGCATCTTCCTGGCGGGGTGGGCCTCGGGGAGCAAGTATAGCCTCCTGGGGTCCTTGCGCTCCTCCGCAAGCCTCATCTCCTACGAGCTCGGCCTCGGCATCGCCCTCCTCGCCCCGGTGCTTTTGGTGGGGAGCCTCAACCTGAACGACATCGTCAACTGGCAAAAGGAAAACGGCTGGCTTTTCCTCTACGCCTTCCCCGCCTTCTTGGTCTACGCCATCGCCGCCCTGGCCGAGGCCGCCCGCACCCCCTTTGACCTCCCCGAGGCGGAACAGGAGCTGGTGGGCGGCTACCACACGGAATATAGCTCCATCAAGTGGGCGCTTTTCCAGATGACGGAGTACATCCACTTCATCACCGCAAGCGCCCTCATCCCCACCCTCTTCCTGGGGGGCTGGACCATGCCCTTCTTCAACGTCCCCTACCTCTGGATGTTCCTCAAGATCGCCTTCTTCCTCTTCTTCTTCATCTGGATCCGGGCCACCTGGTTCCGCCTCCGCTACGACCAGCTTCTGCGCTTCGGCTGGGGGTTCCTCTTCCCCGTGGCCCTTTTCTGGTTCCTGGTCACCGCCTTGGTGGTGGCCCTGGACCTGCCCCGGGTCTACCTCGTCTACCTCTCCGCCCTAAGCTTCCTCGCCCTCCTCGGGGCCTTCTTCTATAGCCCCAAGCCCGTGCGCAAAGGAGGTGGCGCATGA